A single genomic interval of Agromyces cerinus harbors:
- a CDS encoding glycoside hydrolase family 35 protein — MTRPAPSDTNSATANSATATTSIAGPSAPILTFRDGELFRDGAPHRVLSGSIHYFRVHPDLWRDRLERLAALGLNTVDTYIAWNFHQRSPGPADFSGWRDLERFIALAGELGFDVIVRPGPYICAEWDNGGLPSWLTGVPGLRPRSSDDRYMTAVEEWFDELIPRLAALQASRGGPVVAVQLENEFGSYGDDAGYLLRLRDALVDRGVTELLYTADGPTELMLDGGTLPDVLATATFGSRAREAAELLRSRRDGEPFLCAEYWNGWFDHWGERHHVREPGGSVGVIDEILAVGGSVSIYMAHGGTNFGLWSGANHDGRVLQPTVTSYDSDAPVSEHGAITGKGRMLRQRLEAFTGVVPPAIPEARAVLAARRLPTAPGAALLPALRAVGGHEASVTVAPASFEELGLDAGLVLYEATPILPRGTSTLSMRGLHDRAQVWVDGRFAGVVDTVSAQSGLEVTGKGERVSLEILVENQGRINYGPLLGQGKGILGVVQIDRRIVHGWRSRPLPLAEWSAAELEAAVAVAAGETADGVEQVEPGDAGFVTAMFEVETAADTFLALPGFAKGFVWVNDFLLGRYWEIGPQVTLYVPAPVLRAGVNMVTVLELERSGDELELRAAPELGPEEEYIESFD; from the coding sequence GTGACCCGCCCCGCTCCATCCGATACGAACAGCGCGACCGCGAACAGTGCGACTGCGACCACGTCGATCGCCGGGCCATCCGCGCCGATCCTCACGTTCCGCGACGGCGAGCTGTTCCGCGACGGTGCCCCGCACCGCGTGCTGAGCGGGTCGATCCACTACTTCCGGGTGCACCCCGACCTCTGGCGCGACCGGCTCGAGCGCCTCGCCGCGCTCGGCCTCAACACGGTCGACACCTACATCGCGTGGAACTTCCATCAGCGGAGCCCCGGCCCGGCCGACTTCAGCGGATGGCGCGACCTCGAGCGCTTCATCGCACTGGCCGGGGAGCTCGGCTTCGACGTGATCGTGCGACCGGGCCCGTACATCTGCGCCGAGTGGGACAACGGCGGCCTGCCGTCGTGGCTGACTGGTGTACCTGGCCTCCGGCCTCGCTCGAGCGACGACCGCTACATGACCGCGGTCGAGGAGTGGTTCGACGAGCTCATCCCGCGCCTCGCCGCGCTGCAGGCGAGCCGCGGCGGCCCCGTCGTGGCTGTGCAGCTCGAGAACGAGTTCGGCAGCTACGGTGACGATGCCGGCTACCTCCTCCGGCTCCGCGACGCGCTCGTGGACCGAGGGGTTACCGAACTGCTCTACACGGCCGATGGGCCGACCGAGCTCATGCTCGACGGCGGCACGCTGCCTGACGTGCTGGCGACCGCGACCTTCGGCTCCCGCGCCCGCGAGGCGGCCGAACTGCTGCGGTCGCGCCGCGACGGCGAGCCGTTCCTCTGCGCCGAGTACTGGAACGGCTGGTTCGACCACTGGGGCGAGCGCCACCATGTGCGGGAGCCCGGCGGGTCGGTCGGCGTGATCGACGAGATCCTCGCGGTCGGCGGTTCCGTCAGCATCTACATGGCGCACGGCGGCACGAACTTCGGCCTCTGGTCCGGGGCGAACCACGACGGCCGCGTGCTGCAGCCGACGGTCACGAGCTACGACTCGGATGCGCCGGTGAGCGAGCACGGCGCGATCACCGGGAAGGGTCGGATGCTGCGGCAGCGACTCGAGGCGTTCACGGGCGTCGTGCCTCCAGCGATCCCCGAGGCGCGAGCCGTGCTCGCGGCTCGGCGTCTGCCGACGGCGCCCGGCGCGGCGCTGCTGCCGGCGCTGCGGGCGGTGGGCGGCCACGAGGCATCCGTGACCGTCGCGCCCGCGAGCTTCGAGGAGCTCGGACTCGACGCCGGACTCGTGCTGTACGAGGCGACCCCGATCCTGCCGCGCGGCACGAGCACGCTCTCGATGCGCGGCCTGCACGACCGAGCCCAGGTCTGGGTCGACGGCCGGTTCGCCGGCGTCGTCGACACGGTGAGTGCCCAGAGCGGCCTCGAGGTAACGGGCAAGGGCGAGCGGGTGAGTCTCGAGATCCTCGTCGAGAACCAGGGCCGCATCAACTACGGGCCGCTGCTCGGCCAGGGCAAGGGCATCCTCGGCGTGGTGCAGATCGACCGGCGGATCGTGCACGGCTGGCGGAGCCGGCCGCTCCCGCTCGCCGAGTGGAGTGCAGCCGAACTCGAGGCTGCCGTCGCGGTGGCGGCGGGCGAGACGGCCGACGGTGTCGAGCAGGTCGAACCGGGTGACGCGGGGTTCGTCACCGCGATGTTCGAGGTCGAGACCGCAGCCGACACCTTCCTTGCGCTGCCCGGCTTCGCGAAGGGCTTCGTCTGGGTCAACGACTTCCTCCTCGGCAGGTACTGGGAGATCGGGCCGCAGGTCACGCTCTACGTGCCTGCGCCCGTGCTGCGGGCCGGGGTCAACATGGTCACCGTGCTCGAGCTCGAGCGCAGCGGCGACGAGCTCGAGCTGCGCGCGGCCCCAGAGCTCGGGCCCGAAGAGGAGTACATCGAGTCGTTCGACTGA
- a CDS encoding carbohydrate ABC transporter permease, whose product MTPTLASAARPRGRRDTTLASRTGVMAVLLLAAFYFLMPIWWLVVAATKPAGHQFSGSGLWFDGFGLVENIALVFDVNDGIFGTWMLNSIFYSGTAAVIGTVISAMAGYAIAKYAFRGRGVVFGVILAAVLIPKVMFTLPLFLMFNQIGLLNTPLAMLLPSIVSPFGVYLASVFAAQSVPDELIEAGRLDGAGEFRIFRSVSMRIMTPALVTIFLFQFVEVWNNYLLPAMVLNDSSLQPVVVGLVGWSASNGNVPAGTVVVGAFLSIIPLVIAFLSLQRFWRAGLTAGAIK is encoded by the coding sequence TTGACCCCGACCCTCGCCTCTGCCGCGCGGCCTCGCGGCCGGCGCGACACCACGCTCGCGAGCCGCACCGGCGTCATGGCCGTGCTGCTCCTCGCGGCGTTCTACTTCCTCATGCCGATCTGGTGGCTCGTCGTCGCCGCCACGAAGCCCGCCGGGCACCAGTTCAGCGGCAGCGGCCTCTGGTTCGACGGATTCGGCCTCGTCGAGAACATCGCCCTCGTCTTCGACGTGAACGACGGCATCTTCGGCACGTGGATGCTGAACAGCATCTTCTACTCGGGCACCGCCGCCGTCATCGGCACCGTCATCTCGGCGATGGCCGGCTACGCGATCGCGAAGTACGCCTTCCGCGGCCGCGGCGTCGTGTTCGGCGTCATCCTCGCCGCAGTGCTGATCCCGAAGGTCATGTTCACGCTGCCGCTCTTCCTCATGTTCAACCAGATCGGGCTGCTGAACACGCCGCTCGCGATGCTGCTGCCCTCGATCGTGAGCCCCTTCGGCGTCTATCTCGCGAGCGTGTTCGCCGCGCAGTCGGTGCCCGACGAACTGATCGAGGCAGGCCGGCTCGACGGAGCAGGGGAGTTCCGCATCTTCCGCTCGGTCTCGATGCGCATCATGACCCCGGCGCTCGTCACGATCTTCCTGTTCCAGTTCGTCGAGGTCTGGAACAACTACCTGCTGCCCGCGATGGTGCTGAACGACAGCTCCCTGCAGCCGGTCGTCGTCGGTCTCGTCGGCTGGTCGGCCTCCAACGGCAACGTGCCCGCGGGCACCGTCGTCGTCGGCGCCTTCCTCTCGATCATCCCGCTCGTCATCGCCTTCCTCTCCCTGCAGCGCTTCTGGCGCGCGGGCCTCACCGCCGGAGCCATCAAGTGA
- a CDS encoding carbohydrate ABC transporter permease: MTSVTTNGASARVRRWRTPWLFLTPFLVLFLAMYLAPIAFAFIQSLFTLQRDGLGLTAPTLAFDPFANYARVFTDDEFLASLGRVLLFGVVQVPVMLGLALFIALLIDSKSARGRGFFRLGSFLPFAVPGVVAAVMWSFLYSPVTSPINGFLEATFGFSIPFFSDALALWSVANVVTWCWTGYNMLIIYSALQTIPAETLEAAKIDGASSWRTAWSIKIPMVRPALILTTVFSIIGSAQLFNEPTVLKSISGGAITSTYTPLMAAQAQVAAQNYPYAAAESVVLAVLVGVTSFVFFKITGRGDR; this comes from the coding sequence ATGACCTCGGTCACCACGAACGGAGCAAGCGCACGTGTGCGCAGGTGGCGCACGCCATGGCTGTTCCTCACCCCGTTCCTCGTGCTCTTCCTGGCGATGTACCTGGCTCCGATCGCGTTCGCCTTCATCCAGAGCCTCTTCACGCTGCAGCGAGACGGACTCGGTCTCACCGCGCCCACCCTCGCCTTCGATCCGTTCGCCAACTACGCCCGGGTCTTCACCGACGACGAGTTCCTCGCCTCGCTCGGCCGAGTGCTGCTCTTCGGCGTGGTGCAGGTGCCCGTCATGCTCGGACTCGCCCTCTTCATCGCCCTGCTCATCGACTCGAAGTCGGCCCGTGGCCGCGGATTCTTCCGTCTCGGCAGCTTCCTGCCGTTCGCGGTGCCGGGCGTCGTCGCCGCCGTGATGTGGTCGTTCCTCTACTCGCCGGTCACGAGTCCGATCAACGGGTTCCTCGAGGCGACGTTCGGGTTCAGCATCCCGTTCTTCAGCGATGCACTGGCCCTCTGGTCGGTGGCCAACGTCGTCACCTGGTGCTGGACCGGCTACAACATGCTGATCATCTACTCGGCGCTGCAGACCATCCCCGCCGAGACCCTCGAAGCGGCGAAGATCGACGGCGCCTCGTCGTGGCGCACCGCTTGGAGCATCAAGATCCCGATGGTCCGCCCGGCCCTCATTCTCACGACCGTGTTCTCGATCATCGGCTCCGCGCAACTCTTCAACGAGCCCACCGTGCTGAAGTCCATCTCGGGTGGAGCGATCACCTCGACGTACACGCCCCTCATGGCGGCGCAGGCCCAGGTGGCGGCGCAGAACTACCCGTACGCCGCGGCCGAGTCGGTCGTGCTCGCCGTGCTCGTCGGCGTCACCTCGTTCGTCTTCTTCAAGATCACCGGAAGGGGAGATCGTTGA
- a CDS encoding ABC transporter substrate-binding protein: MKKTALRSAGLAGAVAVGLALTACSSGGGATADGPVEIDFWGWAPGYADAVSAYNASQDDVKVNYEEVAPGAKGGYEKMLNAVTAGNAPCLGQVGYETLTSFAAQGALEDVSDVAADDEGDFSAATWAAMSVGDAVYGVPVDQGPMALFYNTEVFDSLGLAVPTTWDEYKAAAQQIHAADPSKYISATYLNYDYAGFDWQAQAPWFAVEGDSWKVSIDSPEGEQVSSYWQGMVDEGLLSPAPMWDQSWYTGLGDGSIATHVGAVWIAGILKGSAPDGAGKWAVAPMPQWNAGDEVTGNVGGSGTAVLKGCDNPEAAWDFAHFMSTDADTFSALVESAGFYPAATELLSLPVLSEGDDYFGGQNIYEVFTESSEHVAGGWVWGPNMPETVGFLDDGLSAAWAGTGTIADALTTTQEKTVDALEAQGLLVSE; this comes from the coding sequence GTGAAGAAGACAGCACTTCGCTCGGCCGGTCTGGCCGGAGCGGTCGCGGTGGGCCTCGCACTCACGGCCTGCTCGAGCGGTGGCGGCGCGACGGCCGACGGACCCGTCGAGATCGACTTCTGGGGTTGGGCTCCGGGCTACGCCGACGCCGTCTCCGCCTACAACGCCTCGCAGGACGACGTGAAGGTCAACTACGAAGAGGTGGCCCCCGGCGCCAAGGGCGGCTACGAGAAGATGCTCAATGCCGTGACCGCGGGCAACGCGCCCTGCCTCGGCCAGGTCGGCTACGAGACGCTCACGAGCTTCGCCGCGCAGGGTGCGCTCGAAGACGTGTCCGATGTCGCCGCCGACGACGAGGGCGACTTCAGCGCCGCCACCTGGGCTGCGATGAGCGTCGGCGACGCCGTCTACGGCGTGCCGGTCGATCAGGGTCCCATGGCCCTCTTCTACAACACCGAGGTCTTCGACTCGCTCGGTCTCGCCGTGCCCACCACGTGGGACGAGTACAAGGCCGCGGCGCAGCAGATCCATGCGGCAGACCCGTCGAAGTACATCTCGGCCACCTACCTCAACTACGACTACGCCGGGTTCGACTGGCAGGCGCAGGCGCCCTGGTTCGCCGTCGAGGGCGACTCGTGGAAGGTGTCGATCGACTCGCCCGAAGGCGAACAGGTCTCCTCGTACTGGCAGGGCATGGTCGACGAGGGCCTGCTGAGCCCCGCGCCCATGTGGGACCAGTCCTGGTACACCGGGCTCGGCGACGGCAGCATCGCCACGCACGTCGGTGCCGTCTGGATCGCCGGCATCCTCAAGGGCAGCGCTCCCGACGGCGCCGGCAAGTGGGCCGTGGCGCCGATGCCGCAGTGGAACGCCGGCGACGAGGTCACCGGCAACGTCGGCGGCTCCGGCACGGCCGTGCTGAAGGGCTGCGACAACCCCGAGGCCGCGTGGGACTTCGCGCACTTCATGAGCACCGACGCCGACACGTTCTCGGCACTCGTCGAGTCGGCCGGCTTCTACCCGGCGGCGACCGAACTGCTCTCGCTCCCCGTGCTCAGCGAGGGTGACGACTACTTCGGCGGGCAGAACATCTACGAGGTGTTCACCGAGTCCTCGGAGCACGTCGCCGGAGGCTGGGTCTGGGGGCCGAACATGCCCGAGACGGTCGGGTTCCTCGACGACGGGCTGAGCGCTGCATGGGCCGGCACCGGCACGATCGCCGACGCGCTCACGACCACGCAGGAGAAGACGGTCGACGCGCTCGAGGCGCAGGGCCTCTTGGTCTCCGAGTAG
- a CDS encoding LacI family DNA-binding transcriptional regulator, whose translation MSSTPRSSAGRAPDMADVAALAGVSKQTVSRALSNHPNVTARTRAKVEEAVARLGYRRNAAASMLSSGRSRTIGIVSMPTLNYSSAVISYGMERAARAAGYAVSMATTTSLSPEAIAEAMSRLAEQAVEGIVLVVPLLVGSDATEEISRRIPTVTIDGSRSASTQVVAVDQTAVGRIATEHLLSLGHETVWHLAGPGEWVEAGEREDGWRAALGAAGREAPPILRGDWSPESGYQAGLLLARMPEVTAIFASSDEMAFGVIRALHEHGRRVPDDVSVIGVDDIALAAYCSPALTTVAQPFEEIGRLAVDHLIEVIADPDSTPSTPTTVAASLVVRGSTAAPA comes from the coding sequence ATGAGCAGCACACCGAGATCCTCCGCCGGTCGGGCACCCGACATGGCCGACGTCGCCGCGCTCGCGGGCGTCTCGAAGCAGACTGTCTCGCGGGCGCTCAGCAATCACCCGAACGTCACCGCCCGCACCCGCGCGAAGGTCGAGGAGGCGGTCGCCCGACTCGGCTACCGACGCAACGCCGCCGCGAGCATGCTCTCGTCCGGCCGCAGCCGGACGATCGGCATCGTGAGCATGCCGACGCTCAACTACTCGAGTGCCGTCATCAGCTACGGCATGGAGCGAGCCGCACGCGCAGCCGGCTACGCCGTGAGCATGGCCACCACGACCTCCCTCTCCCCCGAGGCGATCGCCGAGGCGATGTCGCGCCTCGCCGAACAGGCCGTCGAAGGCATCGTGCTCGTCGTGCCGCTGCTCGTCGGCAGCGATGCCACCGAGGAGATCAGCCGCCGCATCCCCACGGTCACCATCGACGGATCGAGGTCGGCGTCGACCCAGGTCGTCGCCGTCGACCAGACCGCCGTCGGACGCATCGCGACCGAGCATCTGCTCTCGCTCGGCCACGAGACCGTCTGGCACCTCGCCGGGCCCGGCGAATGGGTCGAGGCCGGCGAACGCGAGGACGGATGGCGCGCGGCCCTCGGGGCCGCCGGTCGCGAGGCTCCCCCGATCCTGCGCGGCGACTGGTCGCCGGAGTCCGGCTACCAGGCCGGACTCCTCCTCGCCCGCATGCCCGAGGTGACGGCGATCTTCGCCTCGAGCGATGAGATGGCCTTCGGGGTCATCCGAGCCCTGCACGAACACGGACGACGCGTGCCCGACGACGTCTCGGTCATCGGCGTCGACGACATCGCCCTCGCCGCCTACTGCAGCCCCGCCCTCACCACGGTGGCCCAACCCTTCGAGGAGATCGGGCGGCTCGCCGTCGATCACCTGATCGAGGTCATCGCCGACCCCGACTCGACGCCCTCCACGCCGACCACCGTCGCCGCATCGCTCGTGGTGCGGGGCAGCACGGCAGCACCCGCCTGA
- a CDS encoding ATP-grasp domain-containing protein translates to MTGRGPTSRTRPIRIAVLRCERLPGFVTWEIPDVESLFDDDRRLLDAFAERGVDAEPVAWSSAEIDWNAYDAVVIRSTWDYVDRLPQFLEVIAAIERSSAALLNSAEAVRWNADKHYLDDLDRFGVPIVPLVRGTPAAGARLHEAVAEAGWHELVLKPAVGVGGSGVVRADAATLREALDAIPPETEVMVQPFAPAILDEGELSFVFLGDESSHVLRKRPATGDFRAHGIYGGTVERATVDRSDLAEVQSMLARLPFDLLYARVDVVRLDGRLAVLELELIEPMLYLGLAPGSAERLADATLARLTRSAPG, encoded by the coding sequence ATGACCGGCAGAGGCCCGACGTCGCGTACGAGGCCGATCCGCATCGCCGTGCTCCGCTGCGAACGGCTCCCCGGCTTCGTGACCTGGGAGATCCCCGACGTGGAGTCGCTGTTCGACGACGACCGCCGACTCCTCGACGCCTTCGCCGAACGCGGCGTCGACGCCGAGCCCGTGGCGTGGAGCAGCGCCGAGATCGACTGGAACGCGTATGACGCCGTCGTGATCCGGAGCACCTGGGACTACGTCGATCGACTGCCGCAGTTCCTCGAGGTGATCGCGGCCATCGAGCGGTCGAGTGCCGCACTCCTCAATTCCGCGGAGGCGGTGCGCTGGAACGCCGACAAGCATTACCTCGACGACCTCGACCGCTTCGGCGTGCCCATCGTGCCGCTCGTGCGCGGAACGCCGGCCGCTGGAGCGCGGCTCCACGAAGCGGTCGCCGAGGCAGGCTGGCACGAACTCGTACTGAAGCCCGCGGTCGGCGTGGGCGGGTCGGGCGTCGTGCGCGCCGACGCCGCAACCCTCCGGGAGGCACTCGACGCCATCCCGCCCGAGACCGAGGTCATGGTGCAGCCCTTCGCACCGGCGATCCTCGACGAGGGCGAGCTGTCGTTCGTCTTCCTCGGCGACGAGTCGAGCCACGTGCTGCGAAAGCGTCCGGCCACCGGCGACTTCCGGGCGCACGGCATCTACGGCGGCACCGTGGAGCGAGCCACCGTCGACCGGTCGGACCTCGCGGAGGTGCAGTCGATGCTCGCGCGCCTCCCGTTCGACCTGCTGTACGCACGCGTCGACGTCGTGCGGCTCGACGGGCGGCTCGCCGTGCTGGAGTTGGAGCTCATCGAGCCGATGCTCTACCTCGGTCTCGCGCCGGGCAGCGCCGAGCGACTCGCCGATGCGACCCTCGCCCGACTCACTCGGTCGGCGCCCGGCTGA
- a CDS encoding ArsR/SmtB family transcription factor yields the protein MATTNPDDITAQPSSSRHPGIDHVLPSASLKSLAHPLRVRIYDELSAYGPLTASGLGERLGESSGSTSYHLRQLEGAGLVREDTTRGKGRERWWERTPGSIAIPDARSLPPGSADRLAVKLVEDEWFRKREQNFREFLSEGEHVFDDTWLDIATSDTINVRLTPEQLHQLVTDIDAVLKRYIDAYKRTPSAGSRPVQIHVNAFPLVRGEPTGGATNDTSKDDTSPKEER from the coding sequence ATGGCTACTACGAACCCCGACGACATCACGGCCCAGCCGAGCAGCAGCCGCCACCCCGGCATCGATCACGTGCTGCCGTCGGCGAGCCTCAAGTCGCTCGCGCATCCGCTTCGCGTTCGCATCTACGACGAGCTCTCGGCGTACGGCCCGCTCACCGCGAGCGGGCTCGGCGAACGACTCGGCGAATCGAGCGGCTCGACGAGCTACCACCTGCGGCAGCTCGAAGGCGCCGGGCTCGTGCGCGAAGACACCACGCGAGGCAAGGGCCGCGAGCGCTGGTGGGAGCGCACGCCGGGGTCGATCGCGATTCCCGATGCCCGGTCGCTGCCGCCGGGCAGCGCCGACCGTCTCGCGGTCAAGCTCGTCGAAGACGAGTGGTTCCGCAAGCGCGAACAGAACTTCCGCGAGTTCCTCAGCGAGGGCGAGCACGTGTTCGACGACACGTGGCTCGACATCGCGACCTCCGACACCATCAACGTGCGGCTCACGCCCGAGCAGCTGCATCAGCTCGTCACCGACATCGACGCCGTGCTGAAGCGCTACATCGACGCCTACAAGCGCACCCCATCGGCCGGGTCCCGCCCGGTGCAGATCCACGTCAACGCGTTCCCGCTCGTGCGCGGGGAACCGACCGGCGGCGCCACGAACGACACCTCGAAGGACGACACCTCTCCGAAGGAGGAACGATGA
- a CDS encoding polyribonucleotide nucleotidyltransferase → MEGPEITFAETVIDNGKFGTRTIRFETGRLAQQSQGSAVAYIDEETMLLSATSVSKQPKEHFDFFPLTIDVEERMYAAGRIPGSFFRREGRPSTEAILTCRLIDRPLRPSFVEGLRNEVQVVVTVLAIEPDEFYDVLAINAASLSTQLSGLPFSGPVGGVRVALIDGQWVAFPKYSQIEEAVFSMVVAGRVVTEADGSQDVAIMMIEAEATDNAWNLIQAGGVKPDEAVIAQGIEASKPFIKQLVEAQQSVAKTAAKPTADYPTFPPYQAEVKAAVEAFASADLKDVYKIAGKVERQDADDALKSRVKEHVAAKVEAGELPESANAEVSAAYKSVTKHVMRTRVLEEGVRIDGRGLADIRPLDAEVQVVPRVHGSAIFQRGETQILGVTTLNMLKLEQSIDSLSPVTKKRYMHNYNFPPYSTGETGRVGSPKRREIGHGALAERALVPVLPTREEFPYAIRQVSEALGSNGSTSMGSVCASTLALLNAGVPLRAPVAGIAMGLISDTVNGETRYAALTDILGAEDALGDMDFKVAGTSEFVTAIQLDTKLDGIPASVLAGALTQAKDARTTILAVLNAAIDGPDEMAPTAPRVISVQIPVDKIGELIGPKGKTINAIQDETGADISIEEDGTVYIGATDGPSAEAARAQVNAIANPTNPEVGEQFLGTVVKIAAFGAFVSLLPGKDGLLHISEVRKLAGGKRVENVEDVLGVGQKILVEITKIDDRGKLSLAPVLAEEADTEGRETAGTHAEEPAEGADA, encoded by the coding sequence TTGGAAGGTCCTGAAATCACGTTCGCCGAAACGGTCATCGACAATGGCAAGTTCGGCACCCGCACCATCCGCTTCGAGACCGGACGTCTCGCCCAGCAGTCGCAGGGCTCCGCCGTCGCCTACATCGACGAAGAGACCATGCTGCTCTCGGCGACCTCGGTCTCCAAGCAGCCGAAGGAGCACTTCGACTTCTTCCCGCTCACGATCGACGTCGAAGAGCGCATGTACGCAGCCGGCCGCATCCCGGGCTCGTTCTTCCGTCGCGAGGGCCGCCCCTCGACCGAGGCGATCCTCACCTGCCGCCTGATCGACCGCCCCCTGCGCCCCTCGTTCGTCGAGGGCCTCCGCAACGAGGTGCAGGTCGTCGTCACCGTGCTCGCGATCGAGCCCGACGAGTTCTACGACGTGCTCGCCATCAACGCCGCGTCGCTCTCGACGCAGCTCTCCGGCCTCCCGTTCTCGGGCCCGGTCGGCGGCGTCCGTGTCGCCCTCATCGACGGCCAGTGGGTCGCGTTCCCGAAGTACTCGCAGATCGAAGAGGCCGTGTTCAGCATGGTCGTCGCCGGTCGCGTGGTCACCGAGGCCGACGGCTCGCAGGACGTCGCGATCATGATGATCGAGGCCGAGGCGACCGACAACGCCTGGAACCTCATCCAGGCCGGTGGCGTCAAGCCCGACGAGGCCGTCATCGCGCAGGGCATCGAGGCCTCGAAGCCCTTCATCAAGCAGCTCGTCGAGGCGCAGCAGTCGGTCGCGAAGACCGCCGCGAAGCCCACCGCCGACTACCCGACGTTCCCGCCGTACCAGGCCGAGGTCAAGGCAGCGGTCGAGGCATTCGCGAGCGCCGACCTCAAGGACGTCTACAAGATCGCCGGCAAGGTCGAGCGCCAGGACGCCGACGACGCGCTCAAGTCGCGCGTCAAGGAGCACGTCGCGGCCAAGGTCGAAGCGGGCGAACTGCCCGAGTCGGCCAACGCCGAGGTCTCCGCGGCCTACAAGTCGGTCACGAAGCACGTCATGCGGACGCGCGTCCTCGAAGAGGGCGTGCGCATCGACGGCCGCGGGCTCGCCGACATCCGCCCGCTCGACGCAGAGGTGCAGGTCGTTCCCCGCGTTCACGGCTCGGCCATCTTCCAGCGCGGTGAGACCCAGATCCTCGGCGTCACGACGCTGAACATGCTGAAGCTCGAGCAGTCGATCGACTCGCTCAGCCCGGTCACCAAGAAGCGCTACATGCACAACTACAACTTCCCGCCCTACTCGACCGGTGAGACCGGTCGCGTCGGGTCGCCGAAGCGTCGCGAGATCGGGCACGGCGCACTCGCCGAGCGCGCACTCGTGCCCGTGCTGCCGACGCGCGAGGAGTTCCCCTACGCGATCCGCCAGGTGTCCGAGGCGCTCGGCTCCAACGGCTCGACGTCGATGGGCTCCGTCTGCGCCTCGACCCTCGCGCTCCTGAACGCGGGCGTGCCGCTGCGCGCACCCGTCGCCGGCATCGCGATGGGCCTCATCTCCGACACCGTGAACGGTGAGACCCGCTACGCGGCGCTCACCGACATCCTCGGCGCCGAAGACGCCCTCGGCGACATGGACTTCAAGGTCGCCGGCACGTCGGAGTTCGTCACCGCGATCCAGCTCGACACGAAGCTCGACGGCATCCCCGCCTCGGTGCTCGCCGGCGCGCTGACGCAGGCGAAGGACGCCCGCACGACGATCCTCGCCGTGCTGAACGCCGCCATCGACGGCCCCGACGAGATGGCCCCGACCGCGCCCCGCGTGATCTCGGTGCAGATCCCCGTCGACAAGATCGGCGAGCTGATCGGCCCGAAGGGCAAGACGATCAACGCGATCCAGGACGAGACCGGCGCCGACATCTCCATCGAGGAGGACGGCACCGTCTACATCGGCGCGACCGACGGCCCCTCGGCCGAGGCCGCCCGCGCCCAGGTCAACGCGATCGCGAACCCGACGAACCCCGAGGTCGGCGAGCAGTTCCTCGGAACCGTCGTCAAGATCGCCGCGTTCGGTGCGTTCGTCTCGCTGCTCCCGGGCAAGGACGGCCTGCTGCACATCAGCGAGGTGCGCAAGCTCGCCGGTGGCAAGCGCGTCGAGAACGTCGAAGACGTGCTCGGCGTCGGCCAGAAGATCCTCGTCGAGATCACGAAGATCGACGACCGCGGCAAGCTGTCGCTCGCCCCCGTGCTGGCTGAAGAGGCCGACACCGAGGGTCGCGAGACCGCCGGCACGCACGCCGAGGAGCCCGCAGAGGGCGCCGACGCGTAG
- a CDS encoding DUF5302 domain-containing protein produces the protein MSSDEQTNQGPSDEAKRKFREALDRKNNAAKKRSGEAHLDGGGAAQHTQGPADHKREFRRKSG, from the coding sequence ATGAGTTCCGACGAGCAGACCAACCAGGGCCCGTCCGACGAGGCGAAGCGCAAGTTCCGCGAAGCCCTCGATCGCAAGAACAACGCGGCGAAGAAGCGCTCTGGCGAAGCCCACCTCGATGGTGGCGGCGCTGCACAGCACACGCAGGGTCCGGCCGACCACAAGCGCGAGTTCCGCCGCAAGAGCGGCTGA